In Gemmatimonadales bacterium, the following are encoded in one genomic region:
- the lysS gene encoding lysine--tRNA ligase, which produces MSEEIDRSVPEEARRTKRAALEASGVPAFAYRFDRSHLAAEALALYQDAMGDEGPAVSVAGRIVALRSQGKTTFLHLEDGSGRMQIYLRSDQLGDCYGLLERLDLDDHVGVSGHLFRTKKGEITVRAATLTLLAKSLRPLPRGKTQVGPEGAVTFGALQDPEVRYRQRYADLAVHPEVRAVFIQRAEAIRFLRRLLDERGFLEVETPILQPLYGGAAARPFMTRHNALDMPLYLRIADELYLKRLLVGGLERVYEIGHDFRNEGMDRTHNPEFTMLEAYQAYADYTDMMELTEAMVAGAVEHCTGTRVLERWGTTLDFSRPFARVQFIDAVRERCGLDLRTAGEEEMRSVLLRAGAEPDAVALLSGGRLQDEVFKTVAEPYLVQPTFVMDYPKALSPLAKEHRRDPSLTERFELFVNGRELANAFSELNDPDDQRRRFEEQGRQRTAGDEEAHSFDADYIRALEYGMPPAGGVGLGVDRLMMTIAGQASIRDVILFPAMRPEG; this is translated from the coding sequence GTGAGCGAGGAGATCGATCGGTCGGTCCCGGAGGAAGCCCGCCGCACCAAGCGGGCGGCGCTGGAGGCGTCGGGAGTGCCCGCCTTCGCCTACCGCTTCGATCGCTCCCACCTGGCGGCGGAGGCGCTGGCCCTCTATCAGGACGCGATGGGCGACGAGGGACCCGCCGTGTCCGTCGCCGGGCGGATCGTGGCGCTCCGGTCTCAGGGCAAGACCACGTTTCTCCACCTGGAGGACGGCTCCGGTCGGATGCAGATCTACCTCCGGAGCGATCAGCTCGGTGACTGCTATGGGCTGCTCGAGCGGCTGGACCTGGACGACCATGTCGGAGTGAGCGGCCATCTGTTCCGCACCAAAAAGGGCGAGATCACCGTCCGCGCCGCCACGCTTACCCTGCTGGCCAAGTCGCTCCGTCCACTCCCGAGGGGGAAGACCCAGGTGGGGCCCGAGGGCGCTGTCACCTTTGGAGCCCTGCAGGACCCCGAGGTGCGCTACCGCCAGCGATACGCCGACCTGGCGGTGCACCCGGAGGTCCGCGCCGTCTTCATCCAGCGGGCTGAGGCCATCCGCTTCCTCCGGCGGTTGCTCGACGAGCGGGGATTTCTCGAGGTGGAGACCCCAATCCTGCAGCCCCTGTACGGTGGGGCGGCTGCGCGGCCCTTCATGACCCGGCACAACGCGCTCGACATGCCGCTCTATCTCCGGATTGCCGACGAGCTGTACCTCAAGCGGCTGCTGGTGGGCGGACTGGAGCGGGTGTACGAGATCGGGCACGACTTCCGCAATGAGGGTATGGACCGGACCCACAATCCCGAGTTCACGATGTTGGAGGCCTACCAGGCCTACGCCGACTACACCGACATGATGGAGCTCACCGAGGCCATGGTGGCGGGCGCGGTCGAGCACTGCACCGGGACCCGGGTGCTGGAGCGCTGGGGCACCACGCTGGACTTCAGCCGTCCGTTCGCCCGGGTACAGTTCATCGACGCAGTCCGGGAGCGCTGCGGGTTGGATCTCCGCACCGCCGGCGAGGAGGAGATGCGGAGCGTGCTGCTCCGGGCAGGTGCCGAGCCCGACGCCGTGGCCCTCTTGTCCGGGGGACGCCTGCAGGACGAGGTCTTCAAGACCGTGGCCGAGCCGTATCTGGTCCAGCCCACTTTCGTGATGGACTACCCCAAAGCGCTCTCGCCGCTGGCCAAGGAGCACCGCCGGGACCCATCGCTCACCGAGCGCTTCGAGCTGTTCGTGAACGGCCGGGAGCTGGCCAATGCCTTCAGCGAGCTCAACGATCCGGACGACCAGCGGCGCCGCTTCGAGGAGCAAGGCCGGCAACGCACCGCCGGCGACGAGGAGGCTCACAGCTTCGATGCCGACTACATCCGCGCCCTGGAGTACGGCATGCCGCCTGCTGGCGGCGTCGGCCTGGGCGTCGACCGGCTGATGATGACCATCGCCGGCCAGGCCTCGATCCGCGACGTCATTCTGTTCCCCGCGATGCGGCCGGAGGGCTAA
- a CDS encoding ABC transporter ATP-binding protein: MSAILEATDLRKVYQGGDGTPIQVLTGVDLAVSRGEFVAIVGASGSGKSTLLHLLGALDVPTGGSVRLDGQVYAEQSPAQLAAIRNRKVGFVFQFHHLLREFTALENVMMPLLIAGEDESRARSRAEELLAAVGLAGRMSHRPSALSGGEQQRAAVARALAADPLVVLADEPSGNLDYGNSERLHELFARLSREFETALVVVTHNRLLAGRADRVLSLEGGRLVPLSGVESMP; the protein is encoded by the coding sequence ATGAGCGCGATCCTCGAGGCCACGGACTTGAGAAAGGTCTACCAGGGTGGAGACGGCACTCCCATCCAGGTGCTGACCGGCGTCGACCTGGCGGTGAGCCGGGGCGAGTTCGTCGCCATCGTGGGGGCTAGCGGATCGGGGAAGAGCACGCTGCTGCACCTGCTCGGTGCCCTGGACGTGCCCACGGGTGGCAGCGTGCGGCTCGACGGCCAGGTCTACGCGGAGCAGAGTCCGGCCCAGCTCGCGGCCATTCGGAACCGGAAAGTGGGATTCGTGTTCCAGTTCCATCACCTGTTGCGGGAGTTCACGGCGCTGGAGAACGTGATGATGCCGCTCCTGATCGCGGGCGAGGACGAGAGTCGCGCGCGCTCCCGGGCGGAGGAGCTGCTGGCGGCAGTCGGCCTGGCCGGGAGAATGTCGCACCGGCCTTCGGCGCTCTCCGGCGGGGAGCAGCAGCGCGCGGCCGTGGCCCGGGCGCTGGCCGCCGATCCGCTGGTGGTGCTCGCCGACGAGCCGTCCGGCAACCTGGACTACGGCAACAGCGAGCGGCTGCACGAGCTCTTCGCCCGGCTCTCCCGGGAATTCGAAACCGCCCTCGTGGTGGTCACCCACAACCGCCTGCTGGCCGGCCGGGCCGACCGGGTGCTGTCGCTCGAGGGTGGCCGGCTGGTGCCGCTCTCCGGCGTGGAGTCGATGCCCTGA
- a CDS encoding UvrB/UvrC motif-containing protein, producing the protein MSCDQCREREAVIHLTQIVNEQVTTLHLCERCAAEKGVDSPGAVAKTPLGSFLAAMGKELPEQSPAPRSSDTCATCGGSLQDFRESGRLGCPDCYRSFEVPLRDLLRRLHGSTHHMGERYAERGEVRSNGREKAAELREQLRVAVESENFELAAELRDRLRVME; encoded by the coding sequence ATGTCCTGCGACCAATGCCGCGAGCGCGAGGCGGTGATCCACCTGACCCAGATCGTGAACGAGCAGGTGACGACGCTGCACCTCTGCGAGCGGTGTGCGGCGGAGAAGGGCGTGGACAGCCCCGGGGCCGTGGCCAAGACGCCGCTGGGAAGCTTCCTCGCGGCCATGGGCAAGGAGCTTCCGGAGCAGTCCCCCGCGCCCCGCTCCAGCGACACCTGCGCGACCTGCGGCGGCTCGCTGCAGGACTTCCGGGAGAGCGGCCGGCTCGGCTGCCCCGACTGCTACCGCTCGTTCGAGGTGCCGCTGCGCGACCTGCTCCGGCGGCTGCACGGGTCCACCCACCACATGGGGGAGCGCTACGCCGAGCGGGGTGAGGTCAGGTCCAACGGCCGGGAGAAGGCGGCCGAGCTCAGGGAACAGCTGCGGGTGGCGGTGGAAAGCGAGAACTTCGAGCTCGCCGCCGAGCTGCGGGATCGTCTGAGGGTGATGGAATGA
- a CDS encoding diguanylate cyclase, translated as MPTLVRHWASANEFPLLVFGQPEEVEAIVLRGHPCLLFVDGNGARPEGVSLVRRLKSDAFTAIVPVTVLAADHHPEQVQSWFGAGSDEVITGIFSPAEQRARLDAMLVRTERDVSVHPSTRLPGTTEIEREIRRRLESTQDFAVCYADLDHFKEFNDRYSYYDGDRVIYLLSRILHDVVKGLLGPKGFVGHIGGDDFIFVVPAAEISPVCSEILDVFDTLIPLQYNEQDRRAGYFFGKDRRGQLHRVPLMTLSIGIVTNRHRRFAHPAQVSELATEMKSYAKTLPGSVFVVDRRQGTNGEERPGSEFREQP; from the coding sequence TCGTCCGTCACTGGGCGTCGGCCAACGAGTTTCCCCTCCTGGTGTTCGGCCAACCGGAAGAGGTGGAGGCCATCGTGCTGCGCGGGCATCCCTGTCTCCTGTTCGTCGATGGGAACGGGGCCCGGCCCGAGGGGGTGAGCCTGGTCCGGCGGCTCAAGAGCGATGCCTTCACCGCCATTGTCCCGGTGACCGTCCTCGCGGCCGACCACCATCCCGAGCAGGTCCAGTCCTGGTTCGGGGCCGGATCGGACGAGGTGATCACCGGCATCTTCTCGCCGGCCGAGCAACGGGCTCGGCTCGATGCGATGCTGGTCCGGACCGAGCGCGACGTCTCGGTACATCCCTCGACCCGCCTCCCCGGGACCACCGAGATCGAGCGCGAGATCCGTCGCCGGCTGGAGTCGACCCAGGACTTCGCGGTCTGCTATGCCGACCTGGATCACTTCAAGGAGTTCAACGACCGCTACAGCTATTATGACGGCGATCGGGTGATCTATCTGCTCTCCCGCATCCTCCACGACGTGGTCAAAGGACTGCTCGGCCCCAAGGGATTCGTGGGACATATCGGGGGTGATGACTTCATCTTCGTCGTTCCCGCGGCGGAGATCAGTCCGGTCTGCAGCGAGATCCTCGACGTCTTCGACACCCTGATCCCGCTGCAGTACAACGAGCAGGACCGACGCGCCGGCTATTTCTTCGGCAAGGACCGCCGGGGCCAGCTCCACCGGGTCCCGCTCATGACGCTCTCGATCGGCATCGTCACCAACCGGCACCGCCGATTTGCACATCCGGCCCAGGTCAGCGAGCTTGCCACCGAGATGAAGAGCTACGCGAAGACATTGCCCGGCTCGGTCTTCGTGGTCGACCGTCGCCAGGGAACCAACGGCGAGGAGCGGCCCGGATCGGAATTCAGGGAGCAGCCGTGA
- the prfB gene encoding peptide chain release factor 2 (programmed frameshift) — protein MSELVENLAELHRRVTELRDFFDLPGKAERLKALEAQQAEAGFWSNADAARSSVQELKALKAWVTPYEELDQSLQGALEMAQLLELEPDEGMQAEVGREAETLAQRVEAFQLQAMLQGPDDRRDALLTIHPGAGGTESQDWAEMLMRMYVRWAERHGFQVAILDLLPGEEAGIKSVSIEIKGEYAYGYLKAEKGVHRLVRISPYDSQARRHTSFASVFVYPDIDDTIEIDLREEDIKMDVFRASGAGGQHVNKTSSAVRLTHLPTGVVVSCQQERSQTKNRATAMKMLRAAIYQKKLEEQEAARAVVEATKTDNSWGNQIRSYVFQPYTMVNDHRTEVKIGDVQRVMDGDLDTFIQAYLKRFGGKAA, from the exons ATGTCCGAACTGGTGGAAAATCTCGCGGAGCTGCATCGCCGGGTCACCGAGCTCCGAGAC TTCTTTGACCTGCCAGGCAAAGCGGAGCGCCTGAAGGCGCTCGAGGCCCAGCAGGCGGAGGCCGGGTTCTGGTCCAACGCCGACGCCGCCCGGAGCTCAGTGCAGGAGCTCAAGGCGCTGAAGGCGTGGGTGACGCCGTACGAAGAGCTGGATCAGAGCCTCCAGGGCGCATTGGAGATGGCGCAGCTGCTCGAGCTGGAGCCCGACGAGGGGATGCAGGCCGAGGTCGGCCGCGAGGCCGAGACGCTCGCCCAGCGGGTCGAGGCGTTCCAGCTGCAGGCGATGCTGCAGGGGCCGGACGACCGTCGCGACGCCCTCCTCACGATCCATCCGGGGGCGGGCGGCACCGAGTCCCAGGACTGGGCCGAGATGCTCATGCGGATGTACGTCCGGTGGGCGGAGCGGCACGGGTTTCAGGTGGCGATCCTCGATCTGCTGCCCGGCGAAGAGGCCGGGATCAAATCGGTCTCCATCGAAATCAAGGGCGAGTACGCCTACGGCTACCTCAAAGCGGAGAAGGGGGTGCATCGCCTGGTCCGGATCTCACCCTACGATTCGCAGGCCCGCCGGCATACCTCTTTCGCCTCGGTGTTCGTGTATCCCGACATCGACGACACCATCGAGATCGACCTCCGGGAGGAGGACATCAAGATGGACGTCTTCCGTGCCTCGGGGGCGGGCGGGCAGCACGTCAACAAGACGTCCTCCGCCGTGCGGCTCACCCACCTGCCCACCGGCGTCGTGGTCTCCTGCCAGCAGGAGCGGAGCCAGACCAAGAACCGCGCCACCGCCATGAAGATGTTGCGAGCCGCTATCTACCAGAAGAAGTTGGAGGAGCAGGAGGCCGCCAGGGCGGTGGTCGAGGCCACCAAGACGGACAACTCCTGGGGGAACCAGATCCGCTCCTACGTCTTCCAGCCGTACACCATGGTGAACGATCACCGAACCGAAGTGAAGATCGGTGACGTACAACGGGTGATGGACGGCGACCTGGACACCTTCATCCAGGCGTATCTCAAGCGGTTCGGAGGCAAGGCGGCGTGA
- a CDS encoding protein arginine kinase, with protein sequence MIDLSLLTDGGVGWLDASGPSSHLVLSTRIRLARNLTGHIFQVRNSETEREEILDSVERAARETVALRGATKFRLDRMDRIDRQLLHERHLVSKELAGLDAEGRARSGASVLVQDRLGVMLNEEDHLRLQGLHSGFALEQTYAEVDRLDAELGQRLAFAFHAEFGYLTSCPTNVGTGLRASVLIHLPGLVLTKEISKVLQGLAQVGLTFRGLYGEGSEVVGNFFQLSNQTTLGSSEHELLDHLGKMVRQVMDYEEQARQVLLRDAPAIIEDKVWRAYGLLRYARSLSFEEAMNLLSGVRLGVGVKLIPDVGMYTLNKLLIYTQPAHLAVAEGVAPDESDLPVRRARFVRKVLESEVGRRG encoded by the coding sequence ATGATCGATCTGAGCCTCTTGACCGACGGTGGCGTGGGCTGGCTCGATGCCAGCGGCCCCTCCAGCCATCTGGTGCTGTCGACCCGGATCCGTCTCGCCCGGAATCTCACCGGCCACATTTTTCAGGTCCGGAACTCGGAGACCGAGCGGGAGGAGATCCTCGATTCCGTCGAGCGGGCGGCCAGGGAAACCGTGGCGCTTCGGGGGGCCACCAAGTTCCGGCTCGACCGGATGGACCGGATCGACCGCCAGCTGCTGCACGAGCGGCATCTGGTGAGCAAGGAGCTGGCGGGCCTCGACGCCGAGGGGCGCGCCCGGTCCGGCGCGTCCGTGCTGGTCCAGGACCGGCTCGGCGTGATGCTGAACGAGGAGGATCACCTGCGCCTCCAGGGGCTCCACTCCGGCTTCGCGCTGGAGCAGACCTACGCCGAAGTCGACCGGCTCGACGCCGAACTGGGACAACGACTTGCATTCGCATTTCATGCGGAATTCGGTTATCTTACCTCGTGTCCGACCAACGTCGGGACGGGCCTCCGGGCCTCGGTGCTGATCCACCTGCCCGGGCTGGTGCTCACCAAGGAAATCTCAAAGGTGTTGCAGGGACTCGCGCAGGTCGGGCTGACCTTCCGCGGTCTCTATGGCGAGGGGAGCGAAGTCGTCGGCAACTTTTTTCAGTTGTCGAATCAGACGACGCTCGGTAGCTCGGAGCACGAGCTGCTGGACCACCTCGGCAAGATGGTCCGTCAGGTCATGGACTACGAGGAGCAGGCTCGCCAGGTGCTGTTGCGCGACGCGCCGGCCATCATCGAAGACAAGGTCTGGCGGGCCTACGGACTCCTCCGCTACGCGCGGTCGCTATCGTTCGAGGAGGCGATGAACTTGCTGAGTGGCGTACGGCTCGGCGTGGGGGTGAAGCTGATCCCCGACGTCGGGATGTACACGCTCAACAAGCTCCTGATCTATACCCAGCCGGCGCACCTCGCCGTGGCCGAAGGGGTGGCGCCGGATGAATCGGACCTGCCGGTCCGGCGGGCACGGTTCGTGCGAAAAGTGTTGGAATCCGAAGTAGGGCGCCGTGGATGA
- a CDS encoding ATP-dependent Clp protease ATP-binding subunit has translation MNGYNFTDRVRKVLQMAREEAARLHHEYVGTEHILLGLIREGEGVAAAVLTNLNVDLEDIQQKIEETVKKGKAAAAAGPDLPYTSRAKKVLELAMTEARELNHSYVGTEHLLLGLLREEKGIAAQVLTDAGVNLEQSRAETLRLLGSDMPQTSASGSSSGQPASAPKSEKKSKTPALDHFCRDLTQLAAEGQLDPTIGRAKEIERVMEILARRKKNNPVLIGEPGVGKTAIVEGLALLIANGLCPDVLRDHRVLSLDMAAVIAGTKYRGQFEERLKAVMNEIAQNKQIILFIDELHTLVGAGAAEGAIDASNMLKPALARGELQCVGASTLNEYRKYIEKDGALERRFQTVVVEPPTVEETVEILKGLRKKYEDHHRISIPDGTLEAAAELSERYITDRFLPDKAIDVIDEAGARARLASQVPPAEVAELKAALEKVNLQKEDAVRDQNFERAASLRDQERDLQNQIRLKNEEWERERQTRRPLIDEEAIAFIVSRWTGIPVTRLQEAEASRLMRMEDEIHGSVVGQDEAIKAVSRAIRRSRAGLKDPNRPIGSFIFSGPTGVGKTELARALAKFLFADAQALIRVDMSEYMEKFSVSRLIGAPPGYVGYEDSGTLTKAVRRKPYSVVLLDEIEKAHPDVFNILLQVLDEGHLTDNYGRMIDFKNTVVIMTSNVGARDIMQGKTLGFHGGDVKGNFEKMQETVKEEMNKVFNPEFLNRLDDVIVFHPLDKDHIAQIVTILLREVQRRLGDEVKLTPAAVDFLVEKGYDQNFGARPLKRSIQRYIEDPLSEKILMGDFGRGDEIEVDVAPDGERLAFRALTGTRA, from the coding sequence ATGAACGGCTACAATTTTACTGATCGTGTCCGCAAGGTCCTGCAGATGGCCCGCGAAGAGGCGGCCCGGCTGCATCACGAATACGTCGGCACCGAGCACATTCTCCTCGGCCTGATCCGCGAAGGCGAGGGCGTGGCGGCGGCTGTCCTCACCAACCTGAACGTCGACCTCGAGGATATTCAGCAGAAGATCGAGGAGACGGTCAAGAAGGGAAAAGCGGCGGCCGCTGCCGGTCCCGACCTTCCGTACACCTCCCGGGCCAAGAAGGTGCTCGAACTCGCCATGACCGAGGCGCGCGAGCTGAACCACTCCTACGTCGGCACCGAGCACCTGCTGCTCGGGCTCTTGCGCGAGGAGAAGGGAATCGCCGCCCAGGTCCTCACCGATGCCGGCGTCAATCTCGAGCAGTCCCGCGCCGAAACGCTGCGGCTCCTGGGGAGTGACATGCCCCAGACCTCGGCCAGCGGCAGCTCGTCCGGACAGCCCGCCTCCGCGCCCAAGTCGGAGAAGAAGTCCAAGACCCCGGCGCTCGATCATTTCTGCCGCGATCTCACTCAGCTCGCCGCCGAGGGCCAGCTCGACCCGACCATCGGCCGGGCCAAGGAAATCGAGCGGGTGATGGAGATCCTGGCGCGCCGGAAGAAGAACAATCCGGTGCTCATCGGCGAGCCTGGCGTCGGCAAGACGGCCATCGTCGAAGGACTCGCGCTTCTCATCGCCAACGGGCTCTGCCCCGACGTGCTGCGCGATCACCGGGTGCTCTCGCTCGACATGGCCGCGGTCATCGCGGGCACCAAGTACCGGGGTCAGTTCGAGGAGCGACTCAAGGCGGTCATGAACGAGATCGCCCAGAACAAGCAGATCATCCTGTTCATCGATGAGCTGCACACCCTGGTGGGCGCCGGCGCCGCCGAAGGCGCCATCGACGCGTCCAACATGCTCAAGCCCGCGCTCGCGCGGGGCGAGCTGCAGTGCGTCGGGGCCTCCACGCTCAACGAGTACCGGAAGTACATCGAGAAGGACGGCGCGTTGGAGCGGCGCTTCCAGACCGTCGTGGTGGAGCCACCCACGGTGGAGGAGACCGTCGAGATCCTCAAGGGCTTGAGGAAGAAGTACGAGGATCACCACCGGATCAGCATTCCCGACGGCACCCTCGAGGCCGCCGCCGAGCTGTCGGAGCGCTACATCACCGACCGCTTCCTGCCGGACAAGGCGATCGACGTCATCGACGAGGCCGGCGCGCGCGCCCGGCTGGCGTCTCAGGTGCCGCCGGCCGAGGTGGCCGAGCTCAAGGCCGCCCTGGAGAAAGTCAACCTCCAGAAGGAGGATGCGGTTCGCGACCAGAACTTCGAGCGCGCCGCGTCGCTGCGTGATCAGGAGCGGGACCTGCAGAACCAGATCCGCCTCAAGAACGAGGAGTGGGAACGTGAGCGGCAGACCCGCCGCCCGCTGATCGACGAGGAGGCCATCGCTTTCATCGTCTCGCGCTGGACCGGGATTCCGGTCACCCGCCTGCAGGAGGCGGAGGCCTCCAGGCTGATGCGGATGGAAGACGAGATTCACGGGTCCGTGGTGGGGCAGGACGAGGCCATCAAGGCCGTCTCCCGCGCCATCCGCCGGTCCCGCGCCGGGCTCAAGGACCCCAACCGGCCGATCGGCTCGTTCATCTTCTCCGGCCCCACCGGGGTCGGCAAGACCGAGCTGGCCCGCGCGCTGGCCAAGTTCCTGTTCGCCGACGCCCAGGCCCTCATCCGGGTGGACATGTCGGAGTACATGGAGAAGTTCTCCGTCTCCCGGCTGATCGGCGCCCCTCCGGGTTATGTGGGCTACGAGGATTCGGGCACTCTGACCAAGGCTGTGCGGCGGAAGCCCTACTCCGTCGTCCTTCTGGACGAGATCGAGAAGGCGCACCCGGATGTGTTCAACATCCTGCTCCAGGTGCTGGATGAGGGCCACCTCACGGACAACTACGGGCGGATGATCGACTTCAAGAACACGGTCGTGATCATGACCTCCAACGTGGGGGCCCGGGACATCATGCAGGGCAAGACTCTCGGTTTCCACGGCGGGGATGTGAAGGGCAACTTCGAGAAGATGCAGGAGACGGTGAAAGAGGAGATGAACAAGGTCTTCAACCCGGAGTTCTTGAACCGGTTGGACGACGTCATCGTCTTTCACCCGCTGGACAAGGACCACATCGCGCAGATCGTCACCATCCTGCTCCGCGAGGTGCAGCGGCGGCTGGGCGACGAGGTCAAGCTCACGCCCGCAGCGGTCGACTTCCTGGTCGAGAAGGGCTACGACCAGAACTTCGGCGCCCGGCCTCTCAAGCGCTCCATTCAGCGCTACATCGAGGATCCCCTCAGCGAGAAGATCCTGATGGGAGACTTCGGCCGGGGCGACGAGATCGAGGTGGATGTGGCGCCCGACGGCGAGCGGTTGGCCTTCCGGGCGCTGACCGGCACCCGGGCCTAG
- a CDS encoding FtsX-like permease family protein: MAASAAGERADLRAIFRWPSRLEWRIAQRYLRSRRSSRVASLNTIISTGGVAVGVMALIVVLGVMNGLRDDLRERILVANPHLRVLTFGAGLRLDDWRRVLLQVRKQPGVVAAAPEVISQAGITAGQDYGEGVNLVGFDPDTGTRSVTSLPQSIVKGDLSFRATKPGTDGGILLGSRLAARLSVYPGDVVTLVPVTQAKVNPAIGMAVPRFWKFEVSGLFQTGMFQYDNQFVVISREVAQRFTGLGDAVSGIAVRVVDPDRAPEIGAAIEKRLGYPYRVLDWQTQNVSLFSALQLEKLAMGLIIFFIMVVAAFNIVGTLIMVVADKTREIGILRAMGLTSPAVARVFLLQGAVIGVIGTAIGLVVGLTVSYVVDKSGWVRINPAVYFIDHLPVHVEATDALIVVVASLAIALLATVYPSRSAAGLTPVDAIRHE; the protein is encoded by the coding sequence ATGGCGGCGTCGGCGGCGGGCGAGCGGGCGGATCTCCGGGCCATCTTCCGTTGGCCGTCCCGGCTGGAGTGGCGAATCGCGCAACGCTACCTGAGGAGCCGGCGCAGCTCCCGGGTGGCGTCACTCAACACCATCATCTCCACCGGCGGGGTGGCCGTCGGCGTCATGGCGCTGATCGTCGTGCTGGGGGTCATGAACGGGCTGCGCGACGATCTGCGCGAGCGCATTCTGGTGGCCAACCCGCACCTCCGCGTGCTCACCTTCGGCGCCGGACTCCGGCTGGATGACTGGCGTCGCGTCCTGCTGCAGGTACGGAAACAGCCGGGGGTGGTGGCCGCCGCGCCCGAGGTCATCAGTCAGGCGGGCATCACGGCGGGCCAGGACTACGGCGAAGGCGTGAACCTGGTCGGATTCGACCCGGACACCGGGACTCGATCGGTCACCTCCTTGCCGCAGTCGATCGTCAAGGGAGACCTGTCGTTTCGTGCGACCAAGCCGGGAACCGACGGCGGGATCCTGCTGGGCAGCCGGTTGGCGGCCCGGCTGTCGGTGTACCCAGGCGACGTCGTGACCCTGGTCCCCGTCACCCAGGCCAAGGTCAACCCCGCCATCGGCATGGCAGTGCCGCGATTCTGGAAGTTCGAGGTCAGTGGGCTGTTCCAGACCGGAATGTTTCAGTACGACAACCAGTTCGTGGTGATCTCGAGAGAGGTTGCCCAGCGCTTCACCGGGCTGGGGGACGCGGTCTCGGGCATCGCGGTGCGGGTGGTGGATCCCGATCGCGCCCCCGAGATCGGCGCGGCGATCGAGAAGCGCCTCGGCTACCCGTATCGGGTGCTCGATTGGCAGACCCAGAATGTCAGCCTGTTCAGCGCCCTCCAGCTCGAGAAGCTGGCCATGGGACTGATTATCTTCTTCATCATGGTGGTGGCGGCGTTCAACATCGTCGGCACCCTGATCATGGTGGTGGCCGATAAGACGCGGGAGATCGGCATCCTCCGCGCTATGGGGCTCACCTCGCCGGCCGTGGCCCGCGTCTTCCTGCTGCAGGGCGCCGTCATCGGTGTGATCGGTACAGCGATCGGTCTGGTGGTAGGCCTGACGGTTTCATACGTGGTGGACAAGTCGGGATGGGTCCGGATCAATCCAGCCGTGTACTTCATCGATCACCTGCCGGTTCACGTCGAGGCGACGGACGCGCTGATCGTGGTGGTCGCGAGCCTGGCGATCGCGCTGCTCGCGACCGTGTATCCCTCGCGCTCCGCGGCCGGCCTCACGCCGGTCGATGCGATCCGGCACGAATGA